The following are encoded together in the Flavobacterium haoranii genome:
- the fbaA gene encoding class II fructose-bisphosphate aldolase, translating to MSHNIKPGVATGDQVQEIFNYAKAKGFALPAVNVVGSSTINGVLETAAKLNAPVIIQFSNGGAQFNAGKGLSNENQRAAILGAVAGAKHIHTLAEAYGATVILHTDHCAKNLLPWIDGLLDASEKHFAETGKSLFSSHMIDLSEEPLAENIEISKKYLERMSKIGMTLEIELGITGGEEDGVDNSDVDSSKLYTQPEEVAFAYEELMKVSPKFTIAAAFGNVHGVYKPGNVKLTPKILRNSQEYVQNKYNTGANPVDFVFHGGSGSTLEEIREAISYGVIKMNIDTDLQFAFTEGIRDYMNEKIDYLRTQIGNPEGPESPNKKFYDPRAWVRKGEVTFNQRLEQAFADLNNVNTL from the coding sequence ATGAGTCACAATATTAAACCGGGCGTTGCTACTGGAGATCAAGTTCAAGAAATATTTAATTATGCAAAGGCAAAAGGTTTTGCCTTACCTGCTGTAAATGTTGTTGGATCGAGTACAATTAACGGTGTTCTTGAAACTGCTGCAAAACTTAATGCTCCAGTTATTATTCAGTTTTCAAATGGTGGAGCACAATTTAATGCGGGAAAAGGATTAAGTAATGAAAATCAAAGAGCTGCAATCTTAGGTGCTGTTGCAGGCGCAAAACATATTCATACTCTTGCAGAAGCGTATGGCGCAACAGTAATTTTACATACTGACCACTGTGCAAAAAATTTATTACCATGGATTGATGGTTTATTAGATGCTTCAGAAAAACACTTTGCTGAAACAGGAAAATCACTATTCAGTTCACACATGATTGATTTATCTGAAGAACCTTTAGCTGAAAATATTGAAATTTCTAAAAAATATTTAGAAAGAATGAGCAAAATAGGGATGACTCTAGAAATTGAATTAGGAATTACAGGTGGTGAAGAAGATGGTGTTGACAACTCTGATGTTGACAGCTCAAAACTATATACACAACCAGAAGAAGTTGCTTTTGCTTATGAAGAATTAATGAAAGTAAGTCCTAAATTTACTATTGCTGCAGCTTTCGGAAACGTTCACGGTGTTTATAAACCAGGAAACGTAAAATTAACTCCAAAAATTTTAAGAAATTCTCAAGAATACGTTCAAAACAAATACAACACAGGTGCAAATCCAGTTGATTTTGTTTTCCACGGTGGTTCTGGTTCTACTTTAGAAGAAATTAGAGAGGCAATTTCTTATGGTGTAATCAAAATGAACATTGATACTGACTTACAATTTGCATTTACAGAAGGTATTCGTGATTACATGAACGAAAAAATCGATTATTTAAGAACACAAATTGGTAACCCCGAAGGTCCAGAGAGTCCAAATAAAAAATTCTATGACCCAAGAGCTTGGGTAAGAAAAGGGGAAGTTACTTTTAATCAAAGATTAGAACAAGCTTTTGCCGATTTAAACAACGTTAATACTTTATAA
- the ubiE gene encoding bifunctional demethylmenaquinone methyltransferase/2-methoxy-6-polyprenyl-1,4-benzoquinol methylase UbiE, producing the protein MSKNITPYKDSSLGKKEQVAQMFDTISGNYDGLNRVISFGIDVKWRKKVLKLVAAKNPKTVLDIATGTGDLAILMTNTSAEKIVGLDISAGMLEVGEKKIKEKELDSKIEMVLGDSENIPFPDNHFDAITVAFGVRNFETLEKGLAEILRVLKPNGIFVILETSVPTKFPYKQGYAFYTSYILPAIGKLFSKDKVAYKYLSDSANEFPFGEALNNILRKVGFIEVKHLPQTFGVATIYHASKK; encoded by the coding sequence ATGTCAAAAAATATTACGCCATATAAAGACTCATCACTTGGTAAAAAAGAACAAGTAGCTCAAATGTTTGATACTATTTCGGGAAACTACGACGGCTTAAACCGCGTAATTTCATTTGGAATTGATGTAAAGTGGCGCAAAAAAGTTTTGAAATTAGTTGCAGCTAAAAACCCAAAAACAGTTCTTGATATCGCAACTGGAACTGGAGATTTAGCCATTTTAATGACCAATACTTCTGCTGAGAAAATAGTAGGATTAGATATTTCTGCTGGAATGCTAGAAGTTGGGGAAAAAAAAATCAAAGAAAAAGAATTAGATTCTAAAATAGAAATGGTTTTAGGCGACAGCGAAAATATTCCGTTTCCTGACAATCATTTTGATGCCATTACAGTAGCTTTTGGCGTTAGAAATTTTGAAACTTTAGAAAAAGGGTTAGCCGAAATTTTAAGAGTTTTAAAACCTAACGGAATTTTTGTAATCTTAGAAACTTCAGTTCCTACAAAGTTTCCTTACAAACAAGGTTATGCTTTTTATACGAGCTACATTTTACCAGCTATTGGAAAATTATTTTCTAAAGACAAAGTTGCTTATAAATATTTATCAGATTCAGCAAATGAATTTCCTTTTGGTGAAGCCTTAAACAATATTTTGAGAAAAGTTGGGTTTATAGAAGTAAAGCATTTACCACAAACTTTTGGCGTGGCAACTATTTATCATGCTTCAAAAAAATAA
- the tamL gene encoding translocation and assembly module lipoprotein TamL — protein sequence MRNFLPKIAILFLFVALYSSCTSTKKVPEDKQLLTKNIISVNDTIIKNEKIESLLYQKKNSSILGFPLRLNLYNLAKENADSSYYAWLNRKPNRRKNLAKLLSEKQVDRLSQSFFVSGLSSFLKRTGEPPVIIDAKKADKSTSKLKSYYTYYKGFFDVEVKNKIDSTGHKKGKVTYTINTGRAYTLDTLSREIETPKLDSLYTTIEKRSLLKKGDVFNLENFDNERARITNYFRNNGVYHFQVNNVGYDIYDTLNPHKTYKLNAITRIENRSVKKGDTIVKEPFKIFKISQVNIFTNGSKRNNITVNDSVNFRDYTIYSNGKLNYKPKALTDAVFINKGDLFSDDKRKLTSTAINNLKVFNFPTIEYVEDTINGKENLIANVYLVPRKKYSWSPYIDFTHSNIQDFGITGGMGFTFRNLFRGAEILEISGKGNIGSSQDLANPNNTFFNISEYGGTVKLSFPRIFFPLKTTSIIKKEMFPSTQINVGFAIQNNIGLDKQSLSGGINYNWSTTNNRNHYKFELIGINYVRNLNVANYFNVYQNSYSRLNFIADTYNTNPDNVNANGDLTQTGAISFMEEVLNNQTSLNPNNEEYKSVSSIYERYLRLIEDNLIVSSSFTFNRSTKFGLTDRNYYNFRAKLESAGNLLSLIGGTVKKEDGTSASGNKTLFGIEYAQYIKGEVEYVKHWNLGKKNSFAMRTFGGIAIPYGNGSSIPFSRSYFAGGSNDNRGWQAYSLGPGKSGSLFDFNEANMKLGLSTEFRYNILGQLNGALFTDIGNIWNIFDNVKDTNYTFNGLESFKDLAVGSGIGFRYDFNYFIFRLDFGYKMYNPAKIEGERWFKDVSLAKTVLNFGINYPF from the coding sequence TTGAGAAATTTTTTACCAAAAATAGCAATACTATTTCTATTTGTAGCACTTTATTCTTCTTGTACTTCTACAAAGAAAGTTCCAGAAGACAAACAACTACTTACCAAAAATATAATTTCTGTAAACGATACCATTATAAAAAATGAAAAAATTGAGAGTTTACTTTATCAAAAGAAGAATAGTTCAATTCTTGGTTTTCCATTACGATTAAATCTTTACAATTTAGCAAAAGAAAATGCCGATAGCTCATATTATGCTTGGTTAAATCGCAAACCAAATAGAAGAAAAAACTTAGCAAAGCTATTATCTGAAAAACAGGTGGATCGATTAAGTCAATCATTCTTTGTTTCCGGTTTAAGTAGTTTCTTAAAAAGAACAGGAGAACCACCTGTAATTATTGACGCTAAAAAAGCAGACAAATCTACTAGTAAATTAAAAAGTTATTATACTTATTACAAAGGTTTTTTTGATGTTGAAGTAAAAAACAAAATAGATTCTACTGGACATAAAAAAGGAAAAGTAACTTACACCATAAACACAGGAAGAGCTTATACTTTAGATACACTTTCTAGAGAAATTGAAACACCTAAACTAGATAGTTTATATACGACAATTGAAAAGAGATCTTTACTGAAAAAAGGCGATGTTTTTAACCTCGAAAATTTTGATAATGAAAGAGCTCGCATTACTAATTATTTCAGAAATAATGGGGTTTATCATTTTCAAGTTAACAATGTTGGTTATGACATTTACGACACTTTAAATCCGCATAAAACTTATAAATTAAATGCGATTACGCGAATAGAAAACAGAAGTGTTAAAAAAGGAGACACTATTGTAAAAGAGCCATTTAAAATTTTCAAAATTAGTCAAGTTAATATTTTTACAAATGGTTCAAAAAGAAACAATATAACTGTTAATGATAGTGTCAACTTTAGAGATTACACCATTTATAGTAACGGAAAATTAAATTATAAACCGAAAGCATTAACAGATGCGGTTTTTATAAACAAAGGTGATTTATTTAGCGACGATAAACGAAAACTAACCTCAACCGCAATCAATAATTTAAAAGTTTTCAACTTTCCAACTATTGAATATGTAGAAGACACTATTAATGGAAAAGAAAATTTAATTGCCAATGTTTATTTGGTTCCAAGAAAAAAATACAGTTGGTCGCCTTACATAGATTTTACCCATTCTAACATACAAGATTTTGGTATAACTGGCGGTATGGGATTCACTTTTAGAAATTTATTTAGAGGAGCCGAAATTTTAGAAATTTCAGGTAAAGGTAATATTGGTTCTTCTCAAGATTTAGCGAATCCAAACAATACTTTCTTCAATATTTCAGAATATGGTGGAACAGTAAAATTAAGTTTTCCAAGAATATTTTTCCCATTAAAAACAACCTCAATAATTAAAAAGGAAATGTTTCCTTCAACTCAAATCAATGTTGGTTTTGCCATTCAAAACAACATTGGTCTAGACAAACAAAGTTTATCTGGAGGAATTAATTATAATTGGTCTACTACAAACAATCGAAATCATTACAAATTTGAACTTATTGGCATAAATTATGTCCGAAATTTGAATGTAGCCAATTATTTCAATGTTTATCAAAATTCTTACAGTAGACTAAATTTTATTGCAGACACTTACAATACAAATCCTGATAATGTTAACGCAAATGGCGATTTAACACAAACAGGAGCTATTAGTTTTATGGAGGAAGTTTTAAACAACCAAACTTCTTTAAATCCAAACAACGAAGAATATAAATCGGTTTCAAGTATTTATGAAAGATATTTAAGGCTAATTGAAGACAACCTTATTGTTTCATCAAGTTTTACATTCAATAGATCAACAAAATTTGGGCTAACCGACAGAAACTATTACAACTTTAGAGCGAAACTTGAATCAGCTGGTAATTTGTTATCATTAATTGGTGGAACCGTTAAAAAAGAAGATGGAACAAGTGCTTCAGGTAATAAAACATTATTTGGTATTGAATATGCTCAATACATCAAAGGAGAAGTTGAGTATGTAAAACATTGGAATTTAGGAAAGAAAAATAGTTTTGCCATGAGAACTTTTGGTGGTATTGCAATTCCTTACGGAAACGGTTCATCAATTCCTTTTTCGCGAAGTTATTTTGCAGGTGGCTCTAACGATAATCGTGGTTGGCAAGCCTACAGTTTAGGCCCTGGAAAAAGCGGCAGTTTATTCGATTTTAATGAAGCCAACATGAAATTAGGTTTAAGCACCGAATTTAGATATAATATCCTAGGTCAATTAAATGGTGCACTTTTCACCGATATTGGAAACATTTGGAACATTTTCGACAATGTTAAAGATACTAATTACACTTTCAACGGATTAGAATCCTTTAAAGATTTAGCTGTTGGTTCGGGTATAGGATTCCGATATGACTTTAATTATTTCATTTTCCGACTAGATTTTGGTTACAAAATGTACAATCCTGCTAAGATTGAAGGAGAAAGATGGTTCAAAGATGTAAGTTTAGCAAAAACAGTTTTAAATTTTGGTATTAATTATCCTTTCTAA
- a CDS encoding TonB-dependent receptor, producing MKKILFLLTMVLSCNAFAQNIKFEGFVKDSLGNGLDMANVMAVNNQTKAMDSYAITNEKGKYFLTLKANTPYTIKASYIGFSSYEKNVTTSSQNMTYDISMSQGVQLKDVEVVYEMPVTISGDTIVYNSDSFTNGTERKLEDVLKKLPGVEVNKDGEIQVEGKTVQKVMVEGKDFFDGDTKIATKNIPADALDKIQVLRNYNEVSNLKGLENNSNENIAINIKLKEGKKNFWFGDISAGIGVGHEEDRYIVNPKLFYYSPKYSINVIGNINNIGELPLTMRDYFKFTGGFKNMMQKGGSAFNVSSNDLGILGLRNDQAANIDTKFGAANFSYNPSKSWTLSGFGIFLGNKTNIVTNSVNDLPEGASTNDKETRNEVSEQQSNLGIFKLSSSYVPSTKVHFDYDVFSKFSNQKEDQQVISSEIGEIYTNKEQKPFSINQNLNYYYTLNDKNVFAFETQHLFQQEDPFYNANLETLPFALSGYDTTQNRDDISQNRFVKTNKLDAKFDYYYMLTPKSNINLTLGNTYSYQNFDSSIFQILDNGNVNNLDDEANTNNVDYSFNDVFLGLHYKFLIGEFTFNPGVSLHHYNTKDSQLGTDHTTNFNRILPDVFAQWQIKKSETLTYNFSLTNNFTDIVKLSEGYVFSNYNSLFSGNRYLENSLSQVHSLRYFKYNMFNFENIFAALNYTKQVDAVKNKALLTSINQVSTAVNMNSNFADETFTAAGNYGRSFKKYYKASAGLSLNWSKFNNIRVFPTEEVVQTTESFTQNYNVSFSTNYKKLPNLSLKYGFTINDNSSDVFYTDNPSVELEYYFLDAFSFVSEYSYYHNRNKGKTIDSEYDFLSASVMYQKKNSKWEWKLSGTNLLETKGLNSNSFNQLGGTSSFSSYVVQPRYIILSLKYNL from the coding sequence ATGAAAAAAATTCTATTTCTATTGACAATGGTATTAAGTTGTAATGCTTTTGCTCAAAATATAAAGTTCGAGGGTTTTGTTAAAGATTCATTAGGGAATGGATTAGATATGGCGAATGTAATGGCTGTAAATAATCAAACAAAAGCTATGGATTCTTATGCTATTACAAATGAAAAAGGAAAGTACTTTTTAACCTTAAAAGCAAATACACCTTACACTATTAAAGCGAGTTATATCGGTTTTTCTTCTTACGAGAAAAACGTTACTACAAGTTCTCAAAATATGACTTATGATATAAGTATGAGTCAGGGTGTGCAGTTAAAAGATGTTGAAGTTGTGTATGAAATGCCTGTAACAATTTCTGGAGATACTATTGTGTATAATTCCGATTCTTTTACAAATGGAACTGAACGTAAACTGGAAGATGTATTAAAAAAGCTTCCGGGAGTTGAGGTTAATAAAGACGGAGAAATTCAAGTTGAAGGGAAAACAGTTCAAAAAGTAATGGTCGAAGGAAAAGATTTTTTTGATGGCGATACTAAAATTGCTACAAAAAACATTCCTGCAGATGCATTAGACAAAATTCAAGTACTTCGTAATTACAATGAAGTTTCTAATTTAAAAGGTTTGGAGAATAATTCTAATGAAAATATAGCTATTAATATCAAATTAAAGGAAGGTAAAAAGAATTTTTGGTTTGGAGATATTAGCGCTGGTATTGGAGTTGGACACGAAGAAGATCGATATATTGTAAATCCTAAGTTGTTTTATTATAGTCCAAAATACAGTATAAATGTAATTGGAAATATTAATAATATTGGCGAACTTCCTTTAACCATGCGCGATTATTTTAAATTCACAGGAGGATTTAAAAACATGATGCAAAAAGGAGGTTCTGCTTTTAATGTTTCTTCAAATGATTTAGGGATTTTAGGATTACGAAACGATCAAGCAGCTAATATTGATACAAAATTTGGTGCGGCTAATTTTAGTTATAATCCTTCAAAATCTTGGACATTAAGCGGTTTCGGGATTTTCTTGGGAAATAAAACAAATATTGTAACTAATAGTGTTAACGATTTGCCAGAAGGTGCTTCAACAAATGATAAAGAAACACGAAACGAAGTATCGGAACAACAAAGTAATTTAGGGATTTTTAAACTAAGTTCGAGTTATGTTCCTTCTACAAAAGTTCATTTTGATTATGATGTTTTTTCTAAATTTTCTAATCAAAAAGAAGACCAACAAGTTATTTCTTCAGAAATTGGAGAAATCTATACAAACAAAGAACAAAAACCGTTTAGCATCAATCAGAACTTAAATTATTATTATACGCTAAACGATAAAAATGTTTTTGCTTTTGAAACCCAACATTTATTTCAACAAGAAGACCCGTTTTATAATGCAAATTTAGAAACACTTCCTTTTGCACTTTCGGGTTATGATACTACTCAAAATAGAGATGATATTTCTCAAAACCGTTTTGTAAAAACCAATAAGTTAGACGCTAAATTCGATTATTATTACATGCTAACACCAAAGAGTAATATTAATCTAACTTTAGGAAATACCTATTCGTATCAAAATTTTGATTCTTCTATCTTTCAAATTCTCGATAATGGAAATGTCAATAATCTAGATGATGAGGCAAATACAAATAATGTAGATTATAGTTTTAACGATGTTTTTTTAGGATTGCATTATAAGTTTTTAATAGGAGAATTTACATTTAATCCAGGTGTAAGTTTGCATCATTATAATACTAAGGATTCACAATTAGGAACAGATCATACTACAAATTTTAATAGAATATTGCCTGATGTTTTTGCGCAATGGCAAATAAAAAAATCGGAAACATTAACCTATAACTTTTCCCTAACTAATAATTTTACCGATATAGTTAAACTTTCTGAAGGTTATGTGTTTTCAAATTACAATAGTTTATTTAGCGGGAATAGATATTTAGAAAATTCACTTTCACAAGTACATAGCCTAAGATATTTTAAATATAATATGTTTAATTTCGAAAATATATTTGCGGCTTTAAATTACACAAAACAAGTAGATGCGGTTAAAAACAAGGCTTTGTTAACAAGTATTAATCAAGTTTCAACCGCAGTAAATATGAATTCTAATTTTGCTGATGAAACTTTTACCGCAGCAGGAAACTACGGAAGATCATTTAAAAAATATTACAAAGCTTCAGCAGGTTTAAGTTTAAATTGGAGTAAGTTTAATAACATTCGTGTTTTCCCAACTGAAGAAGTGGTGCAAACAACTGAATCGTTTACTCAAAATTATAATGTTAGTTTTTCTACAAATTATAAAAAGCTTCCTAATTTAAGTTTAAAATATGGTTTTACTATTAACGATAACTCAAGTGACGTTTTCTATACCGATAATCCCTCGGTCGAATTAGAATATTACTTTTTAGATGCTTTTTCTTTTGTTTCAGAATACAGTTATTATCATAATAGAAATAAAGGTAAAACTATCGATTCTGAATACGATTTCTTATCGGCTAGTGTAATGTATCAAAAGAAAAATAGTAAATGGGAATGGAAATTATCCGGAACCAATTTGCTAGAAACAAAAGGATTAAATTCTAATAGTTTCAATCAATTAGGCGGAACTAGTAGTTTTTCTAGTTATGTGGTCCAACCAAGATATATTATTCTAAGTTTAAAATATAATTTATAA
- a CDS encoding deoxynucleoside kinase, whose protein sequence is MHIAVAGNIGAGKTTLTRLLAKHFKWEAHFEDVVDNPYLDDFYNQMERWSFNLQIYFLNSRFRQVLQIRETGKTTIQDRTIYEDAHIFAPNLHTMGLMTNRDFNNYISLFELMEDLVGAPDLLIYLRSSIPNLVSQIHKRGRDYENSISIDYLSRLNERYEAWVQTYDKGKLLIIDVDNINFVDNPEDLGNIINRIDAEINGLF, encoded by the coding sequence ATGCATATTGCTGTTGCTGGAAATATTGGTGCTGGAAAAACAACCCTTACTAGGCTTTTAGCCAAACATTTTAAGTGGGAAGCACATTTTGAAGACGTTGTAGACAACCCTTATTTAGATGACTTTTACAATCAAATGGAGCGTTGGAGTTTTAATCTTCAAATTTACTTCTTGAATAGTCGTTTTAGACAAGTTCTTCAAATTAGAGAAACGGGAAAAACAACTATTCAAGACAGAACCATATACGAAGATGCGCATATTTTTGCGCCCAACTTGCATACAATGGGATTAATGACGAACAGAGATTTCAATAATTACATTTCATTATTTGAGCTAATGGAAGATTTAGTTGGTGCTCCTGATTTGTTAATTTACTTAAGAAGTTCGATACCTAATTTAGTAAGCCAAATTCACAAAAGAGGTCGCGATTATGAAAACAGCATTTCTATCGATTATTTAAGTCGTTTAAATGAGCGTTATGAAGCCTGGGTTCAAACTTACGATAAAGGGAAATTATTAATTATAGATGTAGACAACATTAATTTTGTTGATAATCCTGAAGATTTGGGAAATATTATCAATAGAATTGATGCTGAAATAAACGGTTTATTCTAA
- the porT gene encoding type IX secretion/gliding motility protein PorT/SprT yields the protein MKKILFLLLLSSSAFAQFGLFGKDPLINKENFDKQRVHWGYYLGFNNLDFKFDYLSVTKDVEVQSQIGFNVGLIGNLRLTNHLDFRFEPGLYITQRNLTFPNFTEERDALREVKSTYIFFPALLKFSAKRTGNIKPYLIGGLSTALNMGSNSEAKDDNYSQRFRMTKWSSFYEIGVGVDIYFEYFKFSPSIRGVFSTKDELIRDNDPNSPWTGNVGSMQTRGFFINFAFH from the coding sequence ATGAAGAAGATTTTATTCCTATTATTACTATCATCATCTGCATTTGCTCAATTTGGTTTATTTGGCAAAGATCCGCTTATTAACAAAGAAAACTTTGATAAGCAACGTGTACATTGGGGATATTATCTTGGATTTAATAATTTAGATTTCAAATTCGATTATTTGTCGGTTACCAAAGATGTTGAAGTACAATCTCAAATTGGTTTCAACGTAGGATTAATAGGTAATTTACGTTTAACAAATCACTTAGATTTTCGTTTTGAACCTGGACTTTACATTACACAACGAAATCTTACTTTTCCTAATTTCACCGAAGAAAGAGATGCGTTAAGAGAAGTAAAATCTACTTATATATTTTTTCCAGCGTTATTAAAATTTTCTGCAAAAAGAACTGGAAATATAAAACCTTATTTAATTGGTGGATTATCAACTGCATTAAATATGGGAAGTAATTCGGAAGCGAAAGACGATAATTACAGTCAAAGATTTAGAATGACAAAATGGTCTTCTTTTTACGAAATTGGTGTTGGCGTTGATATTTATTTTGAATATTTCAAATTTTCTCCATCTATTAGAGGTGTATTTAGTACAAAAGATGAATTAATTCGCGACAATGATCCAAACAGTCCATGGACAGGAAACGTAGGTAGTATGCAAACTAGAGGCTTTTTTATCAATTTTGCATTTCATTAA
- the accD gene encoding acetyl-CoA carboxylase, carboxyltransferase subunit beta → MAWFKRKEKGIQTPTEEKKDVPKGLWYKSPTGKIIDTEELAKNLWVSPEDDFHVRIGSAEYFQILFDDNKFKELDAKMTSKDPLKFEDTKKYNERLKDVMAKTNLKDAVRTGVGKSKGKDLVVACMDFAFIGGSMGAVVGEKIARAIDYAIENKVPFVMISKSGGARMMEAAYSLMQLAKTSAKLAQLAEAKIPYISLCTDPTTGGTTASYAMLGDINIGEPGALIGFAGPRVVKDTTGKDLPDGFQTSEFLLEHGFLDFIVHRKELKDRINLYIDLIENNEIRS, encoded by the coding sequence ATGGCTTGGTTTAAAAGAAAAGAAAAAGGGATTCAAACACCAACTGAAGAGAAAAAAGACGTTCCTAAAGGTCTTTGGTACAAATCGCCTACAGGAAAAATTATTGATACTGAAGAATTAGCGAAAAACCTTTGGGTTAGTCCAGAAGATGATTTTCATGTAAGAATTGGTAGTGCTGAATATTTTCAAATTTTATTTGACGACAATAAGTTCAAAGAATTAGATGCAAAAATGACATCTAAAGATCCTTTAAAGTTTGAGGATACAAAAAAATACAACGAGCGTTTAAAAGATGTAATGGCAAAAACTAATTTGAAAGATGCCGTTAGAACGGGAGTTGGAAAATCTAAAGGAAAAGATTTAGTTGTTGCTTGTATGGATTTTGCTTTTATTGGTGGTTCAATGGGTGCTGTTGTAGGTGAAAAAATCGCAAGAGCTATTGATTATGCTATTGAAAATAAAGTTCCTTTTGTAATGATTTCTAAATCTGGTGGAGCTCGTATGATGGAAGCAGCTTATTCGTTAATGCAGTTAGCTAAAACTTCTGCAAAATTAGCGCAATTAGCTGAAGCTAAAATTCCTTACATCTCTTTATGTACTGATCCTACAACTGGAGGAACTACTGCATCTTATGCCATGTTAGGAGATATTAATATTGGAGAACCTGGAGCTTTAATTGGTTTTGCTGGCCCGCGTGTTGTAAAAGACACAACTGGAAAAGATTTACCTGATGGTTTCCAAACTTCAGAATTCTTATTAGAGCACGGTTTCTTAGACTTTATTGTGCATAGAAAAGAATTAAAAGATAGAATTAACTTGTATATTGACTTAATCGAAAACAACGAAATTAGATCATAA
- a CDS encoding GLPGLI family protein, translating to MKKILYIFFISLLTVSVDAQNFQGMAVYESKTSTAEMMKNMPKPKDVTPEMQKGMEERLKKMFERTYVLNFDKTTSIYKEEEKLDAPGQSNQGARMMMSMTGNGGTNFKNVKEKRYVVDKEVFGKQFLIKDTLTNFNWKMESETRQIGNYTCFKATAVVPVSDSDFRSFRFRGNKENSEVKKDSASSSKTNFMDQIEKPKEKTVVAWYAPEIPVNQGPENYWGLPGLILEVNDGSTTILCSKIVLNSKERVEIKEPNKGKEVSQKEFDETLKAKIEEMQEMFRNNRGGGHGFGPR from the coding sequence ATGAAAAAAATACTTTACATCTTTTTTATTAGTCTTTTAACAGTTTCTGTTGACGCTCAAAACTTTCAAGGAATGGCAGTTTACGAATCTAAAACAAGTACTGCTGAAATGATGAAAAACATGCCAAAACCAAAAGATGTAACTCCAGAAATGCAAAAAGGCATGGAGGAACGTTTGAAAAAAATGTTTGAGAGAACCTATGTTTTAAATTTTGATAAAACTACATCAATCTACAAAGAAGAAGAAAAATTAGATGCGCCTGGTCAAAGTAATCAAGGGGCGCGAATGATGATGAGCATGACAGGAAATGGAGGAACTAATTTCAAAAATGTAAAAGAGAAAAGATATGTTGTAGATAAAGAAGTTTTTGGAAAACAATTCTTAATTAAAGATACTTTGACTAATTTTAATTGGAAAATGGAAAGTGAAACAAGACAAATTGGAAATTATACTTGTTTTAAAGCCACTGCTGTAGTTCCTGTTTCCGATTCCGATTTTAGAAGTTTTAGATTTAGAGGAAATAAGGAAAATAGTGAAGTGAAAAAAGATTCTGCAAGTTCATCAAAAACGAATTTTATGGATCAAATAGAAAAACCAAAAGAGAAAACGGTTGTAGCTTGGTATGCTCCTGAAATTCCAGTAAATCAAGGTCCAGAAAATTATTGGGGATTACCAGGTTTAATTTTAGAAGTAAATGATGGAAGCACTACTATTTTGTGTTCTAAAATTGTACTAAATTCTAAAGAAAGAGTTGAAATTAAAGAACCAAATAAAGGTAAAGAAGTTTCGCAAAAAGAGTTTGACGAAACTTTAAAAGCAAAAATAGAAGAAATGCAGGAAATGTTTCGTAATAATAGAGGTGGGGGACACGGTTTTGGTCCAAGATAA